One genomic region from Lynx canadensis isolate LIC74 chromosome E1, mLynCan4.pri.v2, whole genome shotgun sequence encodes:
- the GJD3 gene encoding gap junction delta-3 protein, with product MGEWAFLGSLLDAVQLQSPLVGRLWLVVMLIFRILVLATVGGAVFEDEQEEFVCNTLQPGCRQTCYDRAFPVSHYRFWLFHILLLSAPPVLFVIYSVHRAGKQAGGADDGPGPPPRRRRCYLLSVALRLLAELAFLAGQALLYGFRVAPHFACAGPPCPHTVDCFVSRPTEKTVFVLFYFAVGLLSALLSVAELGHLLWKGRPRAGRRRQAAERDGRRHRARPAYPHPAPASDSEGGSGHSKASLATVRQDLAI from the coding sequence ATGGGGGAGTGGGCGTTCCTGGGCTCGCTGCTGGACGCCGTGCAGCTGCAGTCGCCGCTCGTGGGCCGCCTGTGGCTGGTGGTCATGCTGATCTTCCGCATCCTGGTGCTGGCCACGGTGGGCGGCGCCGTGTTCGAGGACGAGCAGGAGGAGTTCGTGTGCAACACGCTGCAGCCCGGCTGCCGCCAGACCTGCTACGACCGCGCCTTCCCGGTCTCCCACTACCGCTTCTGGCTCTTCCACATCCTGCTGCTCTCGGCGCCCCCCGTGCTCTTCGTCATCTACTCGGTGCACCGCGCCGGCAAGCAGGCGGGCGGCGCGGACGATGGGCCCGGGCcgcccccgcgccgccgccgctgctACCTGCTGAGCGTGGCGCTGCGCCTGCTGGCCGAGCTGGCCTTCCTGGCGGGCCAGGCGCTGCTCTACGGCTTCCGCGTGGCCCCGCACTTCGCGTGCGCCGGCCCGCCGTGCCCGCACACCGTGGACTGCTTCGTGAGCCGGCCCACCGAGAAGACCGTCTTCGTGCTCTTCTACTTCGCCGTGGGGCTGCTCTCGGCGCTGCTCAGCGTGGCCGAGCTGGGCCACCTGCTCTGGAAGGGCCGCCCGCGCGCCGGGCGCCGTCGCCAGGCGGCAGAGCGCGACGGCCGCCGCCACCGCGCGCGCCCCGCCTACCCGCACCCGGCGCCGGCCAGCGACAGCGAGGGCGGCAGCGGCCACAGCAAGGCGTCCCTGGCCACGGTCCGCCAGGACCTGGCCATCTAG